CGTTCTTCTCGATCGCTTTCTATGCCAGCCCCGACCCGTTCATGGCGGCCAACTGGTTGGAGATCGCTTGGGTCGATTACGTCATCAAGCTGGGAATCAGCCTGCTATTCTTCTTGCCGATGTATGGCTTGCTGCTCGGATGGCTGTCGCGCCGGCTGGTGGGGTGGACGGGACAGCAGGACCTGAAGCCCGGCCTGGCGGTGGGCGGGGATCGCTAACACACACTGATCTGGAGGCGCTCATGGCGCTCGAGCTTCACCACTTGGAGAGCGGAGACGAGGGCGTCCCGCTCGTCGTGATCCACGGCTTGCTGGGCAGTGCCGACAATTGGCGCTCGCATATCAAACAGTGGCAACAGCGGCGGCGGGTCGTGGCCGTCGATCTGCGCAACCATGGCCGCTCGCCGCATGCTGCGGGTATGCGCTATGCCGAGATGGCCGGAGATGTCCTGGCGCTGCTCGATAGACTCGAGATAACGACATGCCATCTGCTCGGCCACTCCATGGGCGGCAAGGTTGCCATGACATTGGCGCGTCAGACGCCTGAACGAGTCGCTTCATTGATCGTTGCCGATATTGCACCGGTTACCTACCGCCATGGCCATGACGAGATATTTGGCGGGCTGCGACATGTGGAGGCCATTGCACCCACCAACCGCCGCGATGCCGATGCCCTGTTGGCCGAGTATGTCGAGGAGAAACCCATTCGACTGTTCCTGGCGACCAATCTGGTAAAACGAGAGGATGGCGTCATGCAATGGCGCGTCGGCCTCGATGAGATCATGGCCGGTTACGAGGAGATACGCGGTCTGCCCGAGGGAGATCGTCCTTATGAGGGGGCCAGCCTGGTTCTGCGCGGCGGACGTTCGAACTATGTACGTGACGATTTCCTGCCCCAGGTGCGTGAGGTCATGCCGGCGGCCAGGATCGTGACGCTGGACGCCGGGCACTGGCTCCACTCGGAACAGCCCGAGGCATTCCAGTCGGCGGTCAATGGCTTTCTCGAGACGCTTGAAGCCGAGGTGTCGAAGTAGCTGCGCTAGCGCCGATGGCGCCATTTCAGCGTGAGTGCAGATCGACTGCCAGGCGCTCGACGGGGCTGCGCGATGCGATGTGTCCGTGTTCATGAAGATAGGCATCGAGCGTTTCGTAGCGGCGAGCCTCAAGTGCCGAGGGGCGCTGGGCCAAGAGTGACAGCGTCTCTCGCCAAGCGCGACGATTGACCGTGGTATCGAGGCCGGGCTCGGCATCTACCAATCTCCTCCACGCGTCGTCCGGATGGTTGAGCATCCACAGGTTGGCCTCTTCCAGTGCCACGAGCAGCCGCTGTATTTCACTGCGTTTGGTCGCCAGATGGTCACGATTGGCCATCATTATCAGACCGTCGTGTAGAGGATAGCCATGCTCCTCCGCCAAGAAACTGCGC
This DNA window, taken from Halomonas sp. TA22, encodes the following:
- a CDS encoding alpha/beta fold hydrolase, giving the protein MALELHHLESGDEGVPLVVIHGLLGSADNWRSHIKQWQQRRRVVAVDLRNHGRSPHAAGMRYAEMAGDVLALLDRLEITTCHLLGHSMGGKVAMTLARQTPERVASLIVADIAPVTYRHGHDEIFGGLRHVEAIAPTNRRDADALLAEYVEEKPIRLFLATNLVKREDGVMQWRVGLDEIMAGYEEIRGLPEGDRPYEGASLVLRGGRSNYVRDDFLPQVREVMPAARIVTLDAGHWLHSEQPEAFQSAVNGFLETLEAEVSK